The proteins below come from a single Psychrobacter sp. FDAARGOS_221 genomic window:
- the rimP gene encoding ribosome maturation factor RimP — protein sequence MKLSNKVAQLTDIVAPAVAACDVALWGVEFLPQGGRSLLRIYIEALPEQKAAEKRVTIEDCAAVTHQVSGVLEVHDPIAGEYVLEVSSPGLDRPFFATEQMAEYIGQTINLRLIKAVGEGGSKRRKVTGKLEQLTDKQLSVVTADGEQYDIALDNIDKANLVYQDI from the coding sequence ATGAAGTTATCTAATAAAGTCGCTCAGTTAACTGATATTGTTGCACCAGCTGTGGCTGCTTGTGATGTAGCCCTATGGGGCGTGGAGTTTTTGCCGCAAGGTGGACGCTCGTTACTACGTATTTATATCGAAGCATTGCCAGAGCAAAAAGCAGCAGAAAAGCGTGTCACTATTGAAGATTGTGCTGCAGTCACTCACCAAGTTAGTGGTGTGTTAGAAGTGCATGATCCTATCGCTGGAGAGTATGTGCTAGAAGTGTCATCTCCTGGTTTGGATCGCCCATTTTTTGCAACTGAGCAAATGGCAGAATATATCGGTCAGACGATCAACCTACGCTTAATTAAGGCCGTGGGAGAAGGTGGTTCTAAACGTCGCAAGGTGACAGGTAAGCTTGAGCAGTTAACAGACAAGCAGTTATCGGTTGTGACAGCCGACGGTGAACAGTACGATATCGCACTGGATAATATTGATAAAGCCAACTTGGTTTATCAAGATATTTAA
- the tpiA gene encoding triose-phosphate isomerase, protein MKSWVIGNWKLNPATVAAVDTLVDDLIAKTTSSQADLTSQCHLMVAPSFLHLNTVQQKIATTPIKLASQDVASLSATTGAYTGDVSAEQLQDLGVQWAIIGHSERRQYYQEDNAVLLQKLLHSAAQGLGVILCIGESEADFDAGNTEQVLAEQLTVIDSFLQQLDSVIDAAEVDQYITDKLIIAYEPVWAIGTGKVPSVDEVTAVHGFIRQRLQSLKANLDTTPIIYGGSVKPDNAANFAASEQINGVLVGGAALQAQSFIDIAQAFANKVAN, encoded by the coding sequence ATGAAATCTTGGGTTATCGGAAACTGGAAACTGAATCCTGCCACAGTAGCCGCAGTAGATACGTTGGTGGATGACTTAATTGCAAAAACCACAAGCTCTCAAGCAGATTTAACGAGCCAGTGCCATTTAATGGTAGCACCCAGCTTTCTGCATCTAAACACAGTACAGCAAAAGATAGCAACCACACCTATTAAGTTAGCTAGTCAGGATGTGGCAAGCCTAAGTGCAACCACCGGCGCTTATACCGGTGATGTGTCTGCTGAGCAGCTACAAGATTTAGGTGTACAGTGGGCTATTATTGGTCACTCAGAGCGTCGTCAGTATTATCAAGAAGACAATGCAGTGCTGTTGCAAAAGCTATTACACAGCGCTGCGCAAGGCCTAGGCGTTATCCTATGTATCGGTGAGTCCGAAGCTGATTTTGATGCCGGCAACACCGAACAAGTACTGGCTGAGCAGCTAACAGTGATCGATAGCTTCTTGCAGCAATTAGACAGCGTCATCGATGCTGCCGAAGTGGACCAGTATATAACTGATAAGCTAATCATTGCTTACGAGCCAGTGTGGGCGATTGGTACCGGTAAAGTACCGAGTGTCGATGAGGTGACTGCTGTACATGGCTTTATTCGTCAGCGTTTGCAATCACTAAAAGCCAATCTAGATACCACGCCAATTATTTATGGCGGTAGCGTGAAGCCAGATAACGCAGCAAACTTTGCTGCATCTGAGCAGATCAATGGGGTATTGGTCGGTGGTGCTGCACTACAAGCGCAAAGCTTTATTGATATTGCGCAAGCATTTGCTAACAAAGTGGCCAATTAG
- a CDS encoding GspE/PulE family protein yields MPHRRPSPPLHPNSAASHSQQAKLSASQPPTSQLTAQAIRQTANHINNSNPSITSSNSTNLARSTSLNQTASDLNTASALTTSITSTETDSVVQLVDKLLKQAIELGASDLHFEPYEHFYRVRFRIDGLMQQVASPDIGLHLNIAARLKIMAQMDIAERRLPQDGRIKLSLANDHHPNNKSPNNRNIQANQQSISSPTIISAVKSHRNIDFRVNSLPTLFGEKIVLRVIDPLSSMVGIDHLGFEPLQKQLLLEALHQPQGIILITGPTGSGKTVSLYTGLDILNTPQVNISSVEDPIEINLAGINQVNVNHKVGLTFATALKSFLRQDPDIIMVGEIRDLETADTVIKASQTGHLVLSTLHTNSAAETLTRLHHMGVPYFNIATSISLVVAQRLARRLCPVCKKPAIIPHASLIEMGLATGAESDCAPSIYEAVGCDQCHQGYKGRVGIFEVIKMDERLAQIIMQGGNAIDIKAAATTDGFFDLRQAAILKVLQGVISVQEMYRVTAD; encoded by the coding sequence ATGCCACACCGCAGGCCGTCGCCGCCATTACATCCTAACTCTGCTGCATCTCACTCTCAGCAAGCTAAACTGTCTGCCTCACAGCCGCCAACCTCACAACTAACTGCGCAAGCAATTCGCCAAACCGCCAACCATATCAACAACTCAAACCCTTCGATTACCTCAAGCAATTCAACCAATCTCGCCAGATCCACATCACTCAATCAAACCGCTTCTGATTTAAATACAGCTTCTGCTTTGACTACGTCTATCACTTCTACAGAAACGGACTCTGTGGTACAGCTGGTTGATAAACTACTCAAGCAAGCCATCGAGCTTGGCGCATCCGACTTACATTTTGAACCTTATGAGCACTTTTATCGGGTTCGGTTTCGTATTGATGGGCTAATGCAACAAGTGGCCAGCCCTGATATTGGCTTGCATTTAAACATCGCTGCACGTCTAAAGATTATGGCGCAAATGGATATTGCAGAACGGCGCTTGCCGCAAGATGGCCGCATCAAACTGTCTTTAGCCAATGATCATCATCCAAATAATAAAAGCCCCAATAATAGAAATATTCAAGCCAATCAACAGTCTATAAGCAGCCCTACTATAATCAGCGCTGTAAAAAGTCACAGAAATATAGACTTTCGCGTTAACTCACTGCCTACGTTATTTGGTGAAAAAATTGTGCTGCGCGTAATAGACCCCTTATCATCAATGGTCGGTATTGATCACTTGGGCTTTGAGCCGCTACAAAAGCAGCTGTTATTAGAAGCTTTGCATCAACCACAGGGCATTATTCTCATCACTGGGCCTACCGGCTCTGGCAAAACGGTATCTTTATACACTGGCCTTGATATCTTAAACACCCCACAAGTGAATATCTCCAGTGTCGAAGATCCCATAGAGATTAATCTCGCCGGCATTAATCAGGTCAACGTCAATCACAAAGTTGGTTTAACCTTTGCTACCGCGCTGAAGTCCTTTTTGCGTCAAGACCCAGACATCATTATGGTTGGTGAAATCCGAGATTTGGAAACCGCCGACACTGTGATTAAAGCCTCACAAACAGGCCATTTGGTGCTGTCCACTCTACATACCAACTCTGCCGCAGAAACCTTAACCCGCCTGCACCATATGGGTGTGCCCTACTTTAACATCGCCACGTCTATTAGCTTGGTTGTCGCTCAGCGCTTGGCCAGACGCTTGTGCCCTGTATGCAAAAAGCCAGCGATCATTCCTCATGCCAGCCTGATAGAAATGGGGCTAGCCACTGGTGCAGAGTCAGATTGTGCGCCCAGTATTTATGAAGCGGTTGGTTGTGATCAATGCCATCAAGGCTATAAAGGACGGGTTGGTATTTTTGAGGTGATTAAGATGGATGAGCGGTTGGCACAAATTATCATGCAAGGCGGCAACGCTATTGATATCAAAGCAGCGGCGACAACAGACGGCTTTTTTGACTTACGCCAAGCAGCAATACTAAAAGTATTACAAGGCGTGATTAGTGTGCAGGAAATGTATCGAGTCACCGCAGACTAA
- a CDS encoding type II secretion system F family protein: MAKASTTLTQTFVYTGTDSSGESIKGELTGQNMQFAKALLRKQGITPIKIRRKPKPLLVIEKKINALDITLFVRQLAALIKAGIPLVQSFIIIAESLDKPAMKQLVLQIKADVESGTPFAAVLSKHPKRFDALFCALIDAGEQSGTLETMLERMATYKEKSQLLKAKIKKALTYPAAVIVVAMVVSLILLIKVVPVFETLFASFDAQLPAFTQAVVSLSNGVRQWWIVLLTLMLCAATALYQTHKRQQKFAHYLDKVILKLPIFGKLTYQAIIARFARTLATTFAAGVPLIDALHSTASATNNHVYYQATQQLKAEVTKGHQLHAAMRSSQLFPALAVQMVSIGEESGSLDEMLDKVAQHYEAQVEQSIDGLTSLLEPVIMVILGVLVGGLVIAMYLPIFQMGSVIS; the protein is encoded by the coding sequence ATGGCCAAAGCAAGCACTACCCTGACCCAGACCTTTGTGTATACAGGGACTGACTCGTCAGGAGAGAGCATTAAGGGCGAGCTCACCGGTCAAAACATGCAGTTTGCCAAAGCCTTATTGCGTAAGCAAGGCATCACCCCGATTAAGATTCGCCGCAAACCGAAACCGCTATTGGTCATTGAAAAAAAGATCAACGCTTTAGATATCACCTTATTTGTGCGTCAGCTGGCCGCTTTAATTAAAGCCGGTATTCCATTGGTACAATCATTCATTATTATTGCAGAGTCGCTCGACAAGCCAGCCATGAAACAGTTGGTTTTACAGATTAAAGCAGACGTTGAGTCTGGCACGCCGTTCGCTGCAGTATTAAGCAAGCACCCCAAGCGCTTTGATGCTCTATTTTGCGCCTTAATCGATGCCGGTGAGCAATCGGGCACACTCGAGACCATGTTAGAGCGCATGGCCACTTATAAGGAAAAGAGCCAACTGTTAAAAGCAAAAATAAAAAAAGCACTTACCTATCCGGCAGCGGTGATTGTGGTTGCCATGGTAGTTAGTTTAATTTTACTGATTAAGGTAGTACCTGTCTTCGAGACCCTGTTTGCATCATTTGACGCACAGCTTCCTGCATTTACCCAAGCTGTGGTTTCTTTATCTAATGGTGTACGCCAGTGGTGGATTGTGCTGCTGACACTGATGCTATGTGCTGCAACTGCGCTGTATCAAACCCACAAACGCCAGCAAAAATTTGCCCACTACCTAGATAAAGTCATATTAAAGCTCCCCATATTTGGCAAGCTCACTTATCAAGCCATTATCGCCCGCTTTGCGCGCACCTTAGCCACCACTTTTGCCGCTGGTGTGCCGCTGATTGATGCGTTACACTCCACAGCGTCCGCGACTAACAATCATGTCTACTATCAAGCAACGCAGCAGCTTAAAGCGGAAGTCACCAAAGGACATCAATTGCACGCTGCGATGCGTAGCAGCCAACTGTTCCCAGCACTGGCTGTTCAGATGGTGAGCATCGGTGAGGAATCCGGCAGCTTAGATGAGATGTTAGACAAGGTCGCTCAGCATTATGAAGCGCAAGTGGAGCAAAGCATTGATGGCTTAACCAGCTTGCTAGAGCCGGTGATTATGGTCATACTTGGCGTGCTTGTTGGCGGCTTGGTGATAGCCATGTACTTGCCTATTTTTCAAATGGGCTCTGTTATCAGTTAA
- a CDS encoding prepilin peptidase, with product MHLWQLLQHHHPMALILFGLIGLCVGSFLNVVVYRTPLMMWQQWLISSVQLLQSQSDIPSSLIEPIAKIVQPSPALSLSTPASHCPQCQSAVNWYHNIPIISWLALKGRCAYCQAPISIRYPLVEISCALLSMLVIHLLGVSVTSMAALLFVWILLALALIDFDSQFLPDKLTFPLAGLGLAVNSQGWFVTPSESIWGLLIGYLSLWSVVQLFYLFTKKQGMGQGDFKLLAALGAWLGAWMLPFIILLSSLLGSIIGIILLRKYGESRPFAFGPYLAIAGILALLYGNPLL from the coding sequence ATGCACCTCTGGCAACTTTTGCAACACCACCATCCTATGGCGCTGATACTGTTTGGGCTGATTGGATTGTGCGTGGGCAGCTTTTTAAACGTGGTTGTTTATCGCACCCCACTGATGATGTGGCAGCAGTGGCTTATTAGCTCAGTGCAGCTGTTACAGTCTCAGTCCGATATTCCAAGCAGCTTGATTGAGCCCATTGCAAAGATTGTACAACCCTCGCCTGCGCTATCGTTATCGACACCGGCTTCTCACTGCCCACAGTGTCAATCAGCGGTTAACTGGTATCACAATATCCCTATCATCAGTTGGCTGGCATTAAAAGGTCGCTGTGCCTACTGCCAAGCGCCTATTAGCATACGTTATCCACTGGTTGAAATCAGCTGTGCCCTATTATCAATGTTGGTCATCCATCTACTTGGCGTGAGTGTCACGAGCATGGCGGCGCTGTTGTTTGTGTGGATACTATTGGCATTGGCCTTAATTGATTTTGACAGCCAGTTTTTACCCGATAAATTGACCTTTCCTTTAGCAGGATTGGGGCTGGCGGTAAATAGTCAGGGTTGGTTTGTAACGCCCTCTGAATCTATTTGGGGGCTATTAATCGGCTATCTAAGCTTGTGGAGTGTGGTGCAGCTGTTTTACTTATTCACAAAAAAACAAGGTATGGGACAAGGCGACTTTAAGCTATTGGCAGCACTAGGTGCTTGGCTGGGTGCTTGGATGTTACCGTTTATTATCTTGCTATCTTCACTCCTCGGTTCTATTATTGGTATTATACTATTGCGAAAATACGGTGAAAGCCGACCCTTTGCTTTCGGCCCTTATCTGGCTATCGCCGGCATACTGGCCTTACTGTATGGCAATCCGCTACTGTAG